From the genome of Pseudonocardia sp. EC080619-01:
GCGCGGCGGTTCCGGCGCCTCCGGCCAGGGCCCGCGCAGCCCGAACAGGTGCGCGGGGACCGTCACCACCCCGAGGACGACGGCGAGCACCAGGTAGGTCCCGCGCCACCCGAACGGCTCCAGCAGCGCCGCCGTGAGCGGCGCGAACACCGTGCTCGCCAGCCCGCCGGCCAGGGTGACCCAGGTCAGCGCCCGCACCCGGTCGGTGCCCCACCAGCGGGTCAGCGCCGCGAACGCCGGCGGGTAGAGCGTCGCGGACTGGGCGAGCCCGGCGAGCAGCCAGGCGGCCAGGAACCACGGCCACGACCCCGCACAGGCGATCGCGACGACGGCAGGCACCGCGAGCAGCGACCCGGCCGTCATCGGCCACCGCGGGCCCCACCGGTCCAGCACCCGTCCGACGCCGATCCCGGCCAGCGCCGACACCACCAGCCCGGCGGAGAACGCGCCGGTCACGGCGGAGTGCGACCAGCCCGTGTCGTCCGAGATCGCCGGGGCCAGCACCGGCAGCGCGTAGTAGAGGACGCCCCAGCTGGTGAGCTCGGTCAGGCACAGCACGGCCAGCACGCGGCGGCGCGGCACCGGGTCGTGCACCGGACGTCTCACCTCGCAACCGTTCGCCCGGAGGACCGTAGCGGCGCGCCACCTAGACTGCCCGTCGGACAGCCGACGATCGTCTGAAGAACCGGAAGGACGGCGCGCAGCGGTGCGACTCGACCCCACCACGGCAGCGGGCAGCGACTCCCCCATCGGCGCGGCGCTCGCGCTGGCCGGCGAACGCGACCCCGCCCGCGACGCCGAGCACCCGCTGCTCGACCTCTCCCAGGCCGCACCGGCCTACCCACCGGCGCCGGAGGTCGTCGAGCAGGTCGTCGCGACCGCCCAGGACCCGGCGGCCCTCGGCTACGCGCCCGTGCCGGGGCTGCCGCCGCTGCGGCGGGCGATCGCCGACGAGCTCTCCCGCGACTACGCGGGCACCGTCACCCCGGACGACGTGACCGTCACCGCGGGCTGCAACCAGGCGTTCGCCGTCGTCGCCGACGCGCTCGCCGGCCCCGGCGACGAGATGATCATGCCGCTGCCGTACTACTTCAACCACCAGATGTGGCTGACGATGCGCGGCGTGCGCCCGGTGTACCTGGAGCCGGACGAGCAGCTCGTCCCCCGCGCCGCCGACGCCGAGGCCCTGATCACCCCGCGCACCCGGGCGATCGTGCTGGTCACGCCCGGGAACCCGAGCGGGGTCACCGTGCCGCCGTCGGAGATCGTGGCGTTCGCCGGGCTGGCCCGCCGGCACGGCATCGCGCTGGTCGTCGACGAGACCTACCGCTCGTTCCGCGACGCCGCGGACGAGCCGGCGCACCCGCTGTTCGCCGACCCGGACTGGCGCGACACCGTCGTCAGCCTGCACTCCTACTCCAAGGACCTGGCCATCCCCGGCTACCGCGCCGGGTCGGTGGTCGCCGGGGCGGACCTCACCCGCCAGGTGCTCAAGCTGCTCGACTGCGTCGCGATCTGCGCGCCGCGCGTCGGGCAGGAGGCGGCGCTCGCCGGGCTCACCCGGGCCGGGACCTGGCGGGCCGAGCGGGTCGCCGAGGTCGCGCGCCGCCGGGCCTGGCTGGGCGCGGCGCTGGCGGACCGGCCGGGCGGCTTCGAGGTCGTGGCGCTGGGCGCGTTCTTCGCGTGGGTGCGGCACCCGTTCGAGGGCACGCCGACACTCGACGTCGTCCGTGAGCTGGTGCTCGGCCACGACACCCTGACCATCCCCGGCACGGCGTTCCTGCCCGACGACCGCCGGATGCTGCGGCTGAGCGTCGGCAAGGTCGACGAGGCGGCCGCGGCGACGCTCGCGACCCGGCTGGCGGCGGCCGGCAGCCGGGCCGGCGCAGCCTCCTGACCGGCCCGGGGCGACGGGGCGGGCCAGGAATCCGGGCGGGGCGGCACGCGTTGAGGCCCGCGTGACCGACACCGGACTGCGCACCGGCACCGCCGCGGGGCGGTGGGTGATCCTCGCCTGCGTCCTCGGCTCGGGCATGGCGATGCTCGACAACACCGTCGTCACGATCGCGCTGCCGCGCATCGGCGAGGAGCTCGGCGCGGGCTTCGCCGGTCTGCAGTGGACGGTCAACGGCTACACCCTCACCCTGGCCTGGCTCATCCTGCTGGGCGGCTCGCTGGGTGACCGGTTCGGGCGGCGCCGGGTGTTCGTGACGGGGGCCGTGTGGTTCGCGGTCGCGTCCCTGCTGTGCGCGCTCGCCCCGACCGTGGAACTGCTCGCGGTCGCGCGGGCGCTGCAGGGCGTCGGCGGGGCGCTGCTCACGCCGGGCAGCCTGGCGCTGATCTCCGCGTCGTTCCACGGCGCCGACCGCGCCGCGGCGATCGGCGCCTGGTCCGGCCTCGGCGGGGTCGCGGGGGCGCTCGGCCCCTTCGTCGGCGGGACGCTGGTCGAGTGGTCCTGGCGGGCGGTGTTCCTGATCAACCTGCCGCTCGCGGCGGTCGTCGTCGCGGTCGCGCTGCGGCACGTGCCGGAGTCGCGCGACCCGGAGGCGCCACACCGTCCGGACCTCCCGGGCAGTGTGCTCGCCGTGGCCGGGCTGGCACTGCTGACCTGGGCCGGGACCGCGGCCGGGACCGGTGGGACGCCCGGCCCGGCGGTGTGGGCCGCGGGCGCGGCCGGCGTGGTCGCGCTGGTGGCCTTCGCGCTGGCGGAGCGGCGCAGCCCGTCCCCGCTCGTGCCGCCGGACCTGTTCACCGGCAGCGCGGGCCGCCGGTTCACCGGCGCCAACCTCGTGACCGTCGCCGTCTACGCGGCGCTGTCGCTGCTGTTCGTGCTGATCGCGGTCCAGCTGCAGGTGGTGGCCGGGTTCTCGCCGCTGCTGGCGGGCACCGCGACGCTGCCCGTCACCGTCCTCATGCTGCTGCTGTCACCGCGCGCCGGGCGGCTCGCCACCCGGACCGGACCGGCCCCGCTGGTGACGACCGGGCTGCTGCTGGCCGCAGCGGGTGCGTTCCTCGCCGGGCGGCTCGACGCGGGCGCGAGCTGGCTCCTCGACGTCCTCCCCGCGACCGCGCTGGTGGGGCTGGGGCTCTCCGCCGCCGTCGCCCCGCTCACGACCGCCGTGCTCGACGCCGCCTCCGACCGGCACGCCGGCGTCGCCTCCGGGGTGAACAACGCGATCGCACGGGCGGCCGGGCTGCTGGCCGTCGCCGTCGTGCCCGCCGTGGCGGGCATCCGGGGCGACGGGCCGGCGGACGCGGCGTCGTTCGGCCCGGGGTTCGGGGTCGCGATGACGATCGCGTCGGCACTCCTCGTGGTCGGAGCCGTACTCGCCGCTGCACTGTTGCGGCGTTCCGACGCGACATAGGTCACCTCGGCAGGACACGGGCTGCGCCGGTCACTACAAAGGCGTTACTGCAAACGTGTGAGGTGTGAGTGCGCGGAGCCGGTCCCGAGCCCGTCACCGTCGCCGACGACGCGGGTCGACCCTCACGCACGGT
Proteins encoded in this window:
- a CDS encoding MFS transporter, producing MRRPVHDPVPRRRVLAVLCLTELTSWGVLYYALPVLAPAISDDTGWSHSAVTGAFSAGLVVSALAGIGVGRVLDRWGPRWPMTAGSLLAVPAVVAIACAGSWPWFLAAWLLAGLAQSATLYPPAFAALTRWWGTDRVRALTWVTLAGGLASTVFAPLTAALLEPFGWRGTYLVLAVVLGVVTVPAHLFGLRGPWPEAPEPPRGARPGAITRSPAFLLTVAAVCLGVFCSFAVAVNQVPLLIERGLDVQTAAWALGLGGLGQVAGRAFYARTVGRLGVRTRAVVVLAGLGATTALLGLLPGPAWLLVAVAVLTGAARGITTLLQATAVSDRWPSRYYGRLNGLLSAPATAAVAISPWAGAALAGPLGGYPALFVVLAGATTLGALLALGSRPPSSR
- a CDS encoding aminotransferase, with translation MRLDPTTAAGSDSPIGAALALAGERDPARDAEHPLLDLSQAAPAYPPAPEVVEQVVATAQDPAALGYAPVPGLPPLRRAIADELSRDYAGTVTPDDVTVTAGCNQAFAVVADALAGPGDEMIMPLPYYFNHQMWLTMRGVRPVYLEPDEQLVPRAADAEALITPRTRAIVLVTPGNPSGVTVPPSEIVAFAGLARRHGIALVVDETYRSFRDAADEPAHPLFADPDWRDTVVSLHSYSKDLAIPGYRAGSVVAGADLTRQVLKLLDCVAICAPRVGQEAALAGLTRAGTWRAERVAEVARRRAWLGAALADRPGGFEVVALGAFFAWVRHPFEGTPTLDVVRELVLGHDTLTIPGTAFLPDDRRMLRLSVGKVDEAAAATLATRLAAAGSRAGAAS
- a CDS encoding MFS transporter, which encodes MTDTGLRTGTAAGRWVILACVLGSGMAMLDNTVVTIALPRIGEELGAGFAGLQWTVNGYTLTLAWLILLGGSLGDRFGRRRVFVTGAVWFAVASLLCALAPTVELLAVARALQGVGGALLTPGSLALISASFHGADRAAAIGAWSGLGGVAGALGPFVGGTLVEWSWRAVFLINLPLAAVVVAVALRHVPESRDPEAPHRPDLPGSVLAVAGLALLTWAGTAAGTGGTPGPAVWAAGAAGVVALVAFALAERRSPSPLVPPDLFTGSAGRRFTGANLVTVAVYAALSLLFVLIAVQLQVVAGFSPLLAGTATLPVTVLMLLLSPRAGRLATRTGPAPLVTTGLLLAAAGAFLAGRLDAGASWLLDVLPATALVGLGLSAAVAPLTTAVLDAASDRHAGVASGVNNAIARAAGLLAVAVVPAVAGIRGDGPADAASFGPGFGVAMTIASALLVVGAVLAAALLRRSDAT